A single Mangifera indica cultivar Alphonso chromosome 20, CATAS_Mindica_2.1, whole genome shotgun sequence DNA region contains:
- the LOC123204521 gene encoding alpha-dioxygenase 2 isoform X2, protein MAFFCLSFFKIHPQLSKTVAKMNLFDALLFYIVHLVDKLNFWHKLPVLLGLAYMGIRRHLHQRYNLLHVGEINGQKYDTEEFCYRTADGKCNHPSDDTIGSQGTFFGRNMPPSSSAYGLLDPHPTVVATKLLARKKYIDNGKQFNMIACSWIQFMIHDWVDHLEDTKQVKLTVPKEIASRCLMKSFKFFKTKRVPAASLDVKIGSLNTRTPWWDGSVIYGNNDEGMRRVRTFKDGKLRITGDGLLDHDEKGIPISGDVRNCWAGFSLLQALFVKEHNAVCDKLKENYPDFDDEKLYRHARLVTSAVIAKVHTIDWTVELLKTDTLLAGMRINWYGFLGKKFKDLFGPILGPILTGLVGLKKPRDHGVPYSLTEEFVSVYRMHCLLPDKLIIRDIKSTQPEYESPPIQEEVPMKEMAGKEGERRLSKTGIEQMMVSMGHQSCGALTLWNYPSWMRDLIVHDINGEDRSNPVDMAALEIYRDRERGVARYNEFRRNLLMIPISKWEDLSDDKEVVETLHKVYGDDVEKLDLIVGLHAEKKIKGFAISETAFFIFLLIASRRLEADRFFTTNFNSQTYTEKGLEWVNKTETLKDVIDRHFPDMMRKWMRCSSAFSVWDSDPNPKNYIPLYLRPAT, encoded by the exons ATGGCTTTCTTCTGTCTCTCCTTCTTCAAAATCCATCCTCAACTTTCCAAAACAGTAGCCAAGATGAATTTATTTGATGCTTTACTCTTTTAT ATTGTGCATTTGGTGGACAAGCTGAATTTTTGGCACAAGCTTCCGGTGTTACTTGGTCTGGCGTACATGGGAATCCGAAGGCACTTGCATCAACGTTACAACCTCTTGCATGTCGGGGAAATCAACGGCCAGAAATATGATACAGAGGAGTTCTGTTATCGGACGGCCGATGGAAAATGCAATCACCCTAGTGATGATACTATTGGCAGCCAAGGAACCTTTTTCGGCCGCAACATGCCACCGTCTTCTTCTGCTTATGGG ttGCTGGATCCTCACCCAACAGTGGTAGCCACAAAGCTTTTGGCAAGGAaaaagtatatagataatgGGAAGCAATTCAACATGATAGCTTGCTCCTGGATACAGTTCATGATTCATGACTGGGTTGATCATTTGGAGGACACCAAACAG GTGAAACTCACAGTTCCTAAAGAAATTGCAAGTCGTTGTCTGATGAAGTCATTCAAGTTCTTTAAGACTAAAAGGGTCCCTGCTGCTTCACTTGATGTGAAGATTGGCTCCCTAAATACAAGAACTCCTTGGTG GGATGGCAGTGTAATTTATGGAAATAATGACGAAGGCATGAGAAGAGTGAGGACATTCAAGGATGGAAAGTTGAGAATAACAGGGGATGGACTTCTTGATCATGATGAGAAAGGGATTCCTATTTCGGGTGATGTTAGAAATTGCTGGGCAGGCTTTTCCCTATTACAAGCCTTGTTTGTAAAAGAGCACAATGCTGTATGCGATAAGCTCAAA GAGAATTACCCTGATTTTGATGATGAGAAGCTCTACCGACATGCAAGATTGGTGACTTCGGCTGTCATTGCTAAAGTTCACACCATCGATTGGACTGTAGAACTTTTAAAAACTGATACTCTTCTGGCAGGAATGAGGATCAACTG GTATGGATTTCTTGGAAAGAAATTTAAGGATTTATTTGGACCCATTTTGGGACCAATACTAACTGGATTGGTTGGTCTTAAGAAGCCAAGAGATCATGGAGTTCCCTACTCGCTTACAGAGGAGTTTGTCAGCGTATACAGAATGCATTGCCTTCTACCTGACAAACTCATAATAAGGGATATCAAGTCCACACAGCCGGAGTATGAAAGCCCTCCTATCCAAGAAGA GGTACCTATGAAGGAAATGGCAGGAAAAGAAGGCGAGCGACGACTATCAAAAACTGGAATTGAGCAAATGATGGTATCGATGGGTCACCAGTCATGTGGAGCTCTCACATTATGGAACTATCCATCATGGATGAGAGACCTGATTGTTCATGATATCAACGGGGAAGATAGATCAAATCCAGTTGATATGGCTGCTTTAGAAA TCTATAGAGACAGGGAGAGAGGAGTTGCTCGGTACAATGAATTCAGAAGAAACTTACTGATGATTCCTATAAGCAAGTGGGAAGATCTATCAGATGATAAAGAAGTCGTTGAAACTCTCCACAAAGTATATGGAGATGATGTTGAAAAACTTGATCTGATTGTGGGTTTACATGCTGAGAAGAAGATCAAAGGTTTTGCTATTAGTGAGACAGCTTTCTTTATCTTTCTTCTTATTGCGTCTAG GAGGCTAGAAGCTGATAGGTTTTTCACCACCAACTTCAACTCCCAAACATACACAGAGAAAGGCTTGGAATGGGTTAATAAGACTGAGACTTTGAAAGATGTTATTGATCGTCATTTCCCTGACATGATGAGAAAATGGATGAGATGTTCAAGTGCATTTTCAGTGTGGGATTCAGATCCTAATCCAAAAAACTACATCCCTCTATATCTCCGACCGGCCACCTGA
- the LOC123204521 gene encoding alpha-dioxygenase 2 isoform X3 produces the protein MAFFCLSFFKIHPQLSKTIVHLVDKLNFWHKLPVLLGLAYMGIRRHLHQRYNLLHVGEINGQKYDTEEFCYRTADGKCNHPSDDTIGSQGTFFGRNMPPSSSAYGLLDPHPTVVATKLLARKKYIDNGKQFNMIACSWIQFMIHDWVDHLEDTKQVKLTVPKEIASRCLMKSFKFFKTKRVPAASLDVKIGSLNTRTPWCRDGSVIYGNNDEGMRRVRTFKDGKLRITGDGLLDHDEKGIPISGDVRNCWAGFSLLQALFVKEHNAVCDKLKENYPDFDDEKLYRHARLVTSAVIAKVHTIDWTVELLKTDTLLAGMRINWYGFLGKKFKDLFGPILGPILTGLVGLKKPRDHGVPYSLTEEFVSVYRMHCLLPDKLIIRDIKSTQPEYESPPIQEEVPMKEMAGKEGERRLSKTGIEQMMVSMGHQSCGALTLWNYPSWMRDLIVHDINGEDRSNPVDMAALEIYRDRERGVARYNEFRRNLLMIPISKWEDLSDDKEVVETLHKVYGDDVEKLDLIVGLHAEKKIKGFAISETAFFIFLLIASRRLEADRFFTTNFNSQTYTEKGLEWVNKTETLKDVIDRHFPDMMRKWMRCSSAFSVWDSDPNPKNYIPLYLRPAT, from the exons ATGGCTTTCTTCTGTCTCTCCTTCTTCAAAATCCATCCTCAACTTTCCAAAACA ATTGTGCATTTGGTGGACAAGCTGAATTTTTGGCACAAGCTTCCGGTGTTACTTGGTCTGGCGTACATGGGAATCCGAAGGCACTTGCATCAACGTTACAACCTCTTGCATGTCGGGGAAATCAACGGCCAGAAATATGATACAGAGGAGTTCTGTTATCGGACGGCCGATGGAAAATGCAATCACCCTAGTGATGATACTATTGGCAGCCAAGGAACCTTTTTCGGCCGCAACATGCCACCGTCTTCTTCTGCTTATGGG ttGCTGGATCCTCACCCAACAGTGGTAGCCACAAAGCTTTTGGCAAGGAaaaagtatatagataatgGGAAGCAATTCAACATGATAGCTTGCTCCTGGATACAGTTCATGATTCATGACTGGGTTGATCATTTGGAGGACACCAAACAG GTGAAACTCACAGTTCCTAAAGAAATTGCAAGTCGTTGTCTGATGAAGTCATTCAAGTTCTTTAAGACTAAAAGGGTCCCTGCTGCTTCACTTGATGTGAAGATTGGCTCCCTAAATACAAGAACTCCTTGGTG CAGGGATGGCAGTGTAATTTATGGAAATAATGACGAAGGCATGAGAAGAGTGAGGACATTCAAGGATGGAAAGTTGAGAATAACAGGGGATGGACTTCTTGATCATGATGAGAAAGGGATTCCTATTTCGGGTGATGTTAGAAATTGCTGGGCAGGCTTTTCCCTATTACAAGCCTTGTTTGTAAAAGAGCACAATGCTGTATGCGATAAGCTCAAA GAGAATTACCCTGATTTTGATGATGAGAAGCTCTACCGACATGCAAGATTGGTGACTTCGGCTGTCATTGCTAAAGTTCACACCATCGATTGGACTGTAGAACTTTTAAAAACTGATACTCTTCTGGCAGGAATGAGGATCAACTG GTATGGATTTCTTGGAAAGAAATTTAAGGATTTATTTGGACCCATTTTGGGACCAATACTAACTGGATTGGTTGGTCTTAAGAAGCCAAGAGATCATGGAGTTCCCTACTCGCTTACAGAGGAGTTTGTCAGCGTATACAGAATGCATTGCCTTCTACCTGACAAACTCATAATAAGGGATATCAAGTCCACACAGCCGGAGTATGAAAGCCCTCCTATCCAAGAAGA GGTACCTATGAAGGAAATGGCAGGAAAAGAAGGCGAGCGACGACTATCAAAAACTGGAATTGAGCAAATGATGGTATCGATGGGTCACCAGTCATGTGGAGCTCTCACATTATGGAACTATCCATCATGGATGAGAGACCTGATTGTTCATGATATCAACGGGGAAGATAGATCAAATCCAGTTGATATGGCTGCTTTAGAAA TCTATAGAGACAGGGAGAGAGGAGTTGCTCGGTACAATGAATTCAGAAGAAACTTACTGATGATTCCTATAAGCAAGTGGGAAGATCTATCAGATGATAAAGAAGTCGTTGAAACTCTCCACAAAGTATATGGAGATGATGTTGAAAAACTTGATCTGATTGTGGGTTTACATGCTGAGAAGAAGATCAAAGGTTTTGCTATTAGTGAGACAGCTTTCTTTATCTTTCTTCTTATTGCGTCTAG GAGGCTAGAAGCTGATAGGTTTTTCACCACCAACTTCAACTCCCAAACATACACAGAGAAAGGCTTGGAATGGGTTAATAAGACTGAGACTTTGAAAGATGTTATTGATCGTCATTTCCCTGACATGATGAGAAAATGGATGAGATGTTCAAGTGCATTTTCAGTGTGGGATTCAGATCCTAATCCAAAAAACTACATCCCTCTATATCTCCGACCGGCCACCTGA
- the LOC123204521 gene encoding alpha-dioxygenase 2 isoform X1, with protein sequence MAFFCLSFFKIHPQLSKTVAKMNLFDALLFYIVHLVDKLNFWHKLPVLLGLAYMGIRRHLHQRYNLLHVGEINGQKYDTEEFCYRTADGKCNHPSDDTIGSQGTFFGRNMPPSSSAYGLLDPHPTVVATKLLARKKYIDNGKQFNMIACSWIQFMIHDWVDHLEDTKQVKLTVPKEIASRCLMKSFKFFKTKRVPAASLDVKIGSLNTRTPWCRDGSVIYGNNDEGMRRVRTFKDGKLRITGDGLLDHDEKGIPISGDVRNCWAGFSLLQALFVKEHNAVCDKLKENYPDFDDEKLYRHARLVTSAVIAKVHTIDWTVELLKTDTLLAGMRINWYGFLGKKFKDLFGPILGPILTGLVGLKKPRDHGVPYSLTEEFVSVYRMHCLLPDKLIIRDIKSTQPEYESPPIQEEVPMKEMAGKEGERRLSKTGIEQMMVSMGHQSCGALTLWNYPSWMRDLIVHDINGEDRSNPVDMAALEIYRDRERGVARYNEFRRNLLMIPISKWEDLSDDKEVVETLHKVYGDDVEKLDLIVGLHAEKKIKGFAISETAFFIFLLIASRRLEADRFFTTNFNSQTYTEKGLEWVNKTETLKDVIDRHFPDMMRKWMRCSSAFSVWDSDPNPKNYIPLYLRPAT encoded by the exons ATGGCTTTCTTCTGTCTCTCCTTCTTCAAAATCCATCCTCAACTTTCCAAAACAGTAGCCAAGATGAATTTATTTGATGCTTTACTCTTTTAT ATTGTGCATTTGGTGGACAAGCTGAATTTTTGGCACAAGCTTCCGGTGTTACTTGGTCTGGCGTACATGGGAATCCGAAGGCACTTGCATCAACGTTACAACCTCTTGCATGTCGGGGAAATCAACGGCCAGAAATATGATACAGAGGAGTTCTGTTATCGGACGGCCGATGGAAAATGCAATCACCCTAGTGATGATACTATTGGCAGCCAAGGAACCTTTTTCGGCCGCAACATGCCACCGTCTTCTTCTGCTTATGGG ttGCTGGATCCTCACCCAACAGTGGTAGCCACAAAGCTTTTGGCAAGGAaaaagtatatagataatgGGAAGCAATTCAACATGATAGCTTGCTCCTGGATACAGTTCATGATTCATGACTGGGTTGATCATTTGGAGGACACCAAACAG GTGAAACTCACAGTTCCTAAAGAAATTGCAAGTCGTTGTCTGATGAAGTCATTCAAGTTCTTTAAGACTAAAAGGGTCCCTGCTGCTTCACTTGATGTGAAGATTGGCTCCCTAAATACAAGAACTCCTTGGTG CAGGGATGGCAGTGTAATTTATGGAAATAATGACGAAGGCATGAGAAGAGTGAGGACATTCAAGGATGGAAAGTTGAGAATAACAGGGGATGGACTTCTTGATCATGATGAGAAAGGGATTCCTATTTCGGGTGATGTTAGAAATTGCTGGGCAGGCTTTTCCCTATTACAAGCCTTGTTTGTAAAAGAGCACAATGCTGTATGCGATAAGCTCAAA GAGAATTACCCTGATTTTGATGATGAGAAGCTCTACCGACATGCAAGATTGGTGACTTCGGCTGTCATTGCTAAAGTTCACACCATCGATTGGACTGTAGAACTTTTAAAAACTGATACTCTTCTGGCAGGAATGAGGATCAACTG GTATGGATTTCTTGGAAAGAAATTTAAGGATTTATTTGGACCCATTTTGGGACCAATACTAACTGGATTGGTTGGTCTTAAGAAGCCAAGAGATCATGGAGTTCCCTACTCGCTTACAGAGGAGTTTGTCAGCGTATACAGAATGCATTGCCTTCTACCTGACAAACTCATAATAAGGGATATCAAGTCCACACAGCCGGAGTATGAAAGCCCTCCTATCCAAGAAGA GGTACCTATGAAGGAAATGGCAGGAAAAGAAGGCGAGCGACGACTATCAAAAACTGGAATTGAGCAAATGATGGTATCGATGGGTCACCAGTCATGTGGAGCTCTCACATTATGGAACTATCCATCATGGATGAGAGACCTGATTGTTCATGATATCAACGGGGAAGATAGATCAAATCCAGTTGATATGGCTGCTTTAGAAA TCTATAGAGACAGGGAGAGAGGAGTTGCTCGGTACAATGAATTCAGAAGAAACTTACTGATGATTCCTATAAGCAAGTGGGAAGATCTATCAGATGATAAAGAAGTCGTTGAAACTCTCCACAAAGTATATGGAGATGATGTTGAAAAACTTGATCTGATTGTGGGTTTACATGCTGAGAAGAAGATCAAAGGTTTTGCTATTAGTGAGACAGCTTTCTTTATCTTTCTTCTTATTGCGTCTAG GAGGCTAGAAGCTGATAGGTTTTTCACCACCAACTTCAACTCCCAAACATACACAGAGAAAGGCTTGGAATGGGTTAATAAGACTGAGACTTTGAAAGATGTTATTGATCGTCATTTCCCTGACATGATGAGAAAATGGATGAGATGTTCAAGTGCATTTTCAGTGTGGGATTCAGATCCTAATCCAAAAAACTACATCCCTCTATATCTCCGACCGGCCACCTGA
- the LOC123204521 gene encoding alpha-dioxygenase 2 isoform X4 — MIACSWIQFMIHDWVDHLEDTKQVKLTVPKEIASRCLMKSFKFFKTKRVPAASLDVKIGSLNTRTPWCRDGSVIYGNNDEGMRRVRTFKDGKLRITGDGLLDHDEKGIPISGDVRNCWAGFSLLQALFVKEHNAVCDKLKENYPDFDDEKLYRHARLVTSAVIAKVHTIDWTVELLKTDTLLAGMRINWYGFLGKKFKDLFGPILGPILTGLVGLKKPRDHGVPYSLTEEFVSVYRMHCLLPDKLIIRDIKSTQPEYESPPIQEEVPMKEMAGKEGERRLSKTGIEQMMVSMGHQSCGALTLWNYPSWMRDLIVHDINGEDRSNPVDMAALEIYRDRERGVARYNEFRRNLLMIPISKWEDLSDDKEVVETLHKVYGDDVEKLDLIVGLHAEKKIKGFAISETAFFIFLLIASRRLEADRFFTTNFNSQTYTEKGLEWVNKTETLKDVIDRHFPDMMRKWMRCSSAFSVWDSDPNPKNYIPLYLRPAT; from the exons ATGATAGCTTGCTCCTGGATACAGTTCATGATTCATGACTGGGTTGATCATTTGGAGGACACCAAACAG GTGAAACTCACAGTTCCTAAAGAAATTGCAAGTCGTTGTCTGATGAAGTCATTCAAGTTCTTTAAGACTAAAAGGGTCCCTGCTGCTTCACTTGATGTGAAGATTGGCTCCCTAAATACAAGAACTCCTTGGTG CAGGGATGGCAGTGTAATTTATGGAAATAATGACGAAGGCATGAGAAGAGTGAGGACATTCAAGGATGGAAAGTTGAGAATAACAGGGGATGGACTTCTTGATCATGATGAGAAAGGGATTCCTATTTCGGGTGATGTTAGAAATTGCTGGGCAGGCTTTTCCCTATTACAAGCCTTGTTTGTAAAAGAGCACAATGCTGTATGCGATAAGCTCAAA GAGAATTACCCTGATTTTGATGATGAGAAGCTCTACCGACATGCAAGATTGGTGACTTCGGCTGTCATTGCTAAAGTTCACACCATCGATTGGACTGTAGAACTTTTAAAAACTGATACTCTTCTGGCAGGAATGAGGATCAACTG GTATGGATTTCTTGGAAAGAAATTTAAGGATTTATTTGGACCCATTTTGGGACCAATACTAACTGGATTGGTTGGTCTTAAGAAGCCAAGAGATCATGGAGTTCCCTACTCGCTTACAGAGGAGTTTGTCAGCGTATACAGAATGCATTGCCTTCTACCTGACAAACTCATAATAAGGGATATCAAGTCCACACAGCCGGAGTATGAAAGCCCTCCTATCCAAGAAGA GGTACCTATGAAGGAAATGGCAGGAAAAGAAGGCGAGCGACGACTATCAAAAACTGGAATTGAGCAAATGATGGTATCGATGGGTCACCAGTCATGTGGAGCTCTCACATTATGGAACTATCCATCATGGATGAGAGACCTGATTGTTCATGATATCAACGGGGAAGATAGATCAAATCCAGTTGATATGGCTGCTTTAGAAA TCTATAGAGACAGGGAGAGAGGAGTTGCTCGGTACAATGAATTCAGAAGAAACTTACTGATGATTCCTATAAGCAAGTGGGAAGATCTATCAGATGATAAAGAAGTCGTTGAAACTCTCCACAAAGTATATGGAGATGATGTTGAAAAACTTGATCTGATTGTGGGTTTACATGCTGAGAAGAAGATCAAAGGTTTTGCTATTAGTGAGACAGCTTTCTTTATCTTTCTTCTTATTGCGTCTAG GAGGCTAGAAGCTGATAGGTTTTTCACCACCAACTTCAACTCCCAAACATACACAGAGAAAGGCTTGGAATGGGTTAATAAGACTGAGACTTTGAAAGATGTTATTGATCGTCATTTCCCTGACATGATGAGAAAATGGATGAGATGTTCAAGTGCATTTTCAGTGTGGGATTCAGATCCTAATCCAAAAAACTACATCCCTCTATATCTCCGACCGGCCACCTGA